Genomic segment of Malus domestica chromosome 15, GDT2T_hap1:
CGTGACCTTTCTATCCTTTCTTCGGCTCCATGCTAACTCCGAGTTTTATCTTTTATTCATGCTTCAGCTCCTGCATCTTCAACTGTCTCAACTGACTCCCCAAGAGTGAACCGAACAAACCTGCGAACTTTTATGTTCTCACCCAGAGCAGCAACAGTCTGCTTCACTAGGTCTTTCACCAAAAGACTATCATCTTTAATGAAAGGTTGCTCTAAAAGAGCCAGCTCCCCAAGCCTCTTTGAGATCCTCCCCTCCACAATTCTCTCCCTAATGTTCTCGGGTTTGGACAGAAGGTCCTCCCTCTGCCTCTCAAGCTCTTTTTCCTTGTTTACAATGCTCTCTGGAATGTCTTCGATGGATACATATTGCACCTGAGGGCAGGCCACGACTTGCATTGCCAGATCATCAACCAACCCCTTGAAATTTTCACTTCTACCAACAAAGTCAGTCTCGCAGTTGACTTCAATCAGAACTCCAATGCGAGCGTCATGAATGTAGGACCCAATCCTGCCTTCAGCAGCAAGCCTGCTGGATTTCTTTTCAGCAGAAGAAAGACCCTTCTTCCGCAGGTACTCTTGTGCCTTCTCAAGGTCCCCTCCAGTTTCGGAGAGAGCTTTCTTGCAGTCCATCATCCCTGCTCCAGTTTCATCACGTAGTTGTTTAACCAAAGCGGCAGAGACGGCTACAGTTGGTGCCCTGCAATATGGTGTTGAATCTACATCAGTGACGTACACAAAATATACATCCATATTGGCATCAACAAGCACGTATGTTATCACAGAAACTGAGTGTTGGAACTCTTGTTTTTATCAcagaaacataataaaaatCCAATCTATTATATTAATGACCCAGTATTATAGAATCTTATATAAAAGCAAGACATGATATGTGAAAGGCAGTTGCTTACTTCTCAACAGTTTCCTTGACTTCCACTGCAGCAGGCTGCTCTTTTACTTCCGCGGGCACTGGTTTTGCTGCAGTTTGGGCAGCCACCTCAGCAGCAAAATCCTGACTCTTCTTCTCCAAGCCCTCTCCAAGATTGTAGCGGACAAACCTCTTCACTTTTATGTTTTCTCCAATAGTTGAAATGGTTTGTTTGACCAAGTCCTTCACCACCACCTTATCATTCTTGATGAAAGGCTGCTCAAGCAATGCCAGCTCCTCAAGCCTCTTCCTTATCCTCCCGTCAACAATCTTTGACCTAATCTGCTCCGGCTTTGACAAAAGATCTTCTTTCTGCATCTCAATCGCTCTTTCCTTGTTCACAAGCTCTTCAGGAACATCTTCTGTAGCAAGGTACTGTACTTGAGGGCATGCAGCCACTTGCATGGCTAAATCATCAACCAGCTCCTTGAAAATGTCACCCCGAGAAACAAAATCTGTCTCACAGTTTACCTCTAGCAAGATACCTATCCTGCTATCATGAATGTATGAACCTATTCTTCCTTCAGCAGTGGCTCTGCTGGCTTTCTTTTCTGCACTAGCTAAACCTTTCTTTCTAAGGAACTCCGTAGCTTTAACAATGTCCCCGCCAGTCTCTGACAAAGCATTTTTGCAATCCATCATCCCAGCTCCTGTTTCTTCACGCAGCTGCTTTACAAGGGCTGGTGATATAATTGCTGTAATCCACATGTAAAAACAAGCCGTTAGAGGTAGATATATCTCGTAATAGAAGATTGCTATTGCAATGTGAACCGGACAATCAATCACTTAAAAGAATCCTTCAACATATTTAAGAGGATTTTATTCATCTTCACTCGCCCACTAGCAACATTATTCAGCATCAGATGGAACATGGTGTTGCACAGTAAAATCTGTGTAATCCTTTTAAGATCACTAAATATTTAAGGAGCAGCAATTTCACATTGCAACAATTGTTTGTAGCATGAAACTTCCCAAGTGTTTTGTGTGTGCGTTTGTGTGGTAGGCAGATAAATTCAACCCAGCAAATCAATACAACCATTCATTCATTTCCCCTATCATACTCACATTCTTCTTAGAATTTAGTTCAGATCCTCATAGTTTTCAATGGTTTGATTTCCATCTTGAAAGCAACAAGTATTCAGGTCACCGTGTACAGATATTCCACGAACCATATCCCATCAGTTTTCAGGTCATTAGTATTTGTTTGTTTACCTGGTTTAATGTAGAGATTTATGATTAAAATGAGCAAGATGAAATAACCTTTAATTTCTCTTTCCTTCGGGGAAGGATTGTCAGATTGTCGATTTGAATCAGAAGCACTGCCATTCTTCTTGGGGGCACTTTCCACTTTGTCACCTTCCACTTGTGAGATAGAAGGCAATTCACTCTCAGCAGCAGATGTTTGAATCTGAGCTTCCTCTGTAATGTTGTCAGCTAGGTCTTCTACAACTTTGGTGGCCTCACTTTCTGTCAAAAGGACGTCATCATCAGCTAATTCTCCAGACGGATCAGAAGTTCTATCACTTTATGTTCCATCTGTgattttacattttaattttgttttaaaaaagaGAACATGTCTGATGTCTCTATAGCATAAGTGTTTTAACGTTAACTGTTAAACGATGCAAAGTTTCAGCATATTGGATCACAAAATAGCATATTATTTTGCACATTATAGGCATCTTATGTTTGTCTTTACTATCTCAGACTTAGAGCAAAGTTTTGAATTCAATTGAATGAAATGTAAATACTAcacttgaagggaaaaaaaTCTAGTTATGAACCTTTTGGTTCTTCAGTTAGTGCAGCAGAAGGAATTTCTCTCTCTGAAGTAGGTGGTTGCAGTTCACCTTTTTCTATGGTATCATCCGCTTGAGGCTCTATAACCTCTTCGCCTGTTGGAACTTCTGAAGTCGACGTGTAATTAGCTATTTCACTAGACGAACCAGCAATTGCATTTTCCACTCCATCCATGGTAAATGTACTCCCTTCAGGAGCCAAGATATCAGAACTCACCTCTTCTCTTTCAATGGGTTGTTCTGTGGTTTCTAGAGTTTCAATTGTACTAGAAACTGGGCTTTCCTGGTCCTCTGAAGGAGCACCATTTTCAACTGTTTCATCCACCGCTGAAAGGACACCAAGAGTTCCCTCGTCACTGGTTGTATGTTCATCCAACA
This window contains:
- the LOC114821509 gene encoding polyprotein of EF-Ts, chloroplastic-like isoform X2 yields the protein MTPVIPYSISNVSHIPGTAFTARKNNCLTKFSFSRNSAKHALSPRSFLLPFSTSIKSFALYHSRCPVYHRSRIHVSATGTDVAVEEADSPVADAASSEAKSSDDSPGPSQDSQPKRSKPVRKSEMPPVKNEELVVGATFTGKVRSIQPFGAFIDFGAFTDGLIHVSQLSDSYVKDVGSIVSVGQEVKVTLVEANPETGRISLTMRERDNGSKLQQRKDASAGSDRGGPGRRSGPKKGEGKKEVRKTTKFEKGQDLVGTVKNFARAGAFISLPEGEEGFLPTSEEPDDGFANVMGETSLQLGQEINVRVLRTTRGQVTLTMKKEEDILKSDSQVSQGVIHTATNPFLLAFRQNKDIASFLDEREKIEKAAKAIASSESSIPEVLDEHTTSDEGTLGVLSAVDETVENGAPSEDQESPVSSTIETLETTEQPIEREEVSSDILAPEGSTFTMDGVENAIAGSSSEIANYTSTSEVPTGEEVIEPQADDTIEKESEATKVVEDLADNITEEAQIQTSAAESELPSISQVEGDKVESAPKKNGSASDSNRQSDNPSPKEREIKAIISPALVKQLREETGAGMMDCKNALSETGGDIVKATEFLRKKGLASAEKKASRATAEGRIGSYIHDSRIGILLEVNCETDFVSRGDIFKELVDDLAMQVAACPQVQYLATEDVPEELVNKERAIEMQKEDLLSKPEQIRSKIVDGRIRKRLEELALLEQPFIKNDKVVVKDLVKQTISTIGENIKVKRFVRYNLGEGLEKKSQDFAAEVAAQTAAKPVPAEVKEQPAAVEVKETVEKAPTVAVSAALVKQLRDETGAGMMDCKKALSETGGDLEKAQEYLRKKGLSSAEKKSSRLAAEGRIGSYIHDARIGVLIEVNCETDFVGRSENFKGLVDDLAMQVVACPQVQYVSIEDIPESIVNKEKELERQREDLLSKPENIRERIVEGRISKRLGELALLEQPFIKDDSLLVKDLVKQTVAALGENIKVRRFVRFTLGESVETVEDAGAEA
- the LOC114821509 gene encoding polyprotein of EF-Ts, chloroplastic-like isoform X1 codes for the protein MTPVIPYSISNVSHIPGTAFTARKNNCLTKFSFSRNSAKHALSPRSFLLPFSTSIKSFALYHSRCPVYHRSRIHVSATGTDVAVEEADSPVADAASSEAKSSDDSPGPSQDSQPKRSKPVRKSEMPPVKNEELVVGATFTGKVRSIQPFGAFIDFGAFTDGLIHVSQLSDSYVKDVGSIVSVGQEVKVTLVEANPETGRISLTMRERDNGSKLQQRKDASAGSDRGGPGRRSGPKKGEGKKEVRKTTKFEKGQDLVGTVKNFARAGAFISLPEGEEGFLPTSEEPDDGFANVMGETSLQLGQEINVRVLRTTRGQVTLTMKKEEDILKSDSQVSQGVIHTATNPFLLAFRQNKDIASFLDEREKIEKAAKAIASSESSIPEVLDEHTTSDEGTLGVLSAVDETVENGAPSEDQESPVSSTIETLETTEQPIEREEVSSDILAPEGSTFTMDGVENAIAGSSSEIANYTSTSEVPTGEEVIEPQADDTIEKGELQPPTSEREIPSAALTEEPKESEATKVVEDLADNITEEAQIQTSAAESELPSISQVEGDKVESAPKKNGSASDSNRQSDNPSPKEREIKAIISPALVKQLREETGAGMMDCKNALSETGGDIVKATEFLRKKGLASAEKKASRATAEGRIGSYIHDSRIGILLEVNCETDFVSRGDIFKELVDDLAMQVAACPQVQYLATEDVPEELVNKERAIEMQKEDLLSKPEQIRSKIVDGRIRKRLEELALLEQPFIKNDKVVVKDLVKQTISTIGENIKVKRFVRYNLGEGLEKKSQDFAAEVAAQTAAKPVPAEVKEQPAAVEVKETVEKAPTVAVSAALVKQLRDETGAGMMDCKKALSETGGDLEKAQEYLRKKGLSSAEKKSSRLAAEGRIGSYIHDARIGVLIEVNCETDFVGRSENFKGLVDDLAMQVVACPQVQYVSIEDIPESIVNKEKELERQREDLLSKPENIRERIVEGRISKRLGELALLEQPFIKDDSLLVKDLVKQTVAALGENIKVRRFVRFTLGESVETVEDAGAEA